A stretch of the Nicotiana tabacum cultivar K326 chromosome 6, ASM71507v2, whole genome shotgun sequence genome encodes the following:
- the LOC107785295 gene encoding uncharacterized protein LOC107785295 → MEALRASYADDSSDSDSGSSPTPPLPSASTSIAEETIVAPLPPPPISLLHPPNSLVPLDSLSSSQVNRVRSFPHVEGNYALHVYIPVYVPPTTRTELARFLKKVTALVPSLHAVDVDIPLSGLLKDEALLEQVVLGREFHISLGRTVPIRVHQINSMVSMLRQKLQFQRRYLIDFTKWEIFVNDDSTRTFMSLEVVAGGLAQIRKQIQAVNEVYKLHNLPEFYKDPRPHISVTWALGDIRDTLKRMVEEEMKKYKLVSTSPQKCIFTSKFNGILCKIGNKMHEICKFQDE, encoded by the exons ATGGAAGCGCTAAGAGCCTCATACGCAGACGATTCTTCCGACTCCGACTCTGGGTCCAGTCCCACCCCTCCACTGCCGTCAGCTTCTACATCCATTGCTGAAGAGACAATAGTGGCCCCTCTGCCTCCACCTCCTATTTCACTCCTTCACCCGCCCAACTCTCTTG TTCCTTTGGACTCCTTGTCCAGCAGTCAAGTCAATCGCGTTCGAAGCTTTCCTCACGTTGAAGGCAATTATGCTTTACATGTGTATATCCCCG tttatgTACCACCTACAACAAGGACGGAGCTGGCCCGTTTTCTAAAGAAGGTCACAGCACTTGTACCCAGTCTACATGCTGTTGATGTCGATATACCATTGAGTGGTTTGTTGAAAGATGAGGCCCTGCTTGAACAAGTGGTGTTGGGTAGAGAGTTTCACATTAGTTTGGGTAGAACTGTCCCAATCCGTGTGCATCAGATTAATTCAATGGTCTCCATGCTACGCCAGAAGCTTCAGTTTCAGAGGAG GTATTTGATAGATTTTACCAAATGGGAGATCTTTGTCAATGATGATTCAACTCGCACATTCATGTCATTGGAAGTTGTAGCAGGAGGCTTAGCCCAG ATAAGAAAGCAAATCCAAGCTGTTAATGAAGTCTACAAACTTCACAATCTTCCGGAATTTTACAAG GATCCACGACCTCACATCTCAGTAACTTGGGCATTGGGGGATATCAGGGACACCTTGAAGAGAATGGTGGAAGAAGAGATGAAGAAATACAAACTAGTTTCGACTTCACCCCAGAAGTGTATATTCACAAGCAAATTCAATGGCATTTTGTGCAAAATAGGCAATAAGATGCATGAAATCTGCAAGTTTCAGGACGAATAG